The Comamonas testosteroni genome contains the following window.
CACATCGGCACGCAAACCGGCCTGCGCAGCCTCCAGCTCGGCCCTGGCCAGTTCGCGACCATGCCCGGCTGCCTTCATGCGGGCCTCGCGCTTGCCGCCGATCTCTATGGACTGGTTCCATTGCAGAGTTATGGACCTGGTTTCGCGGCGCGTGTCTTCCTGCGAATAGGCCAGTTCGGGATTGGGTCTGGCGCGACTCTGGATCAGCGCCCCCTCGCTGGCCGCCAGGGCCTGCGCTGCCGCCCGCAGACTGGGGTTGTGCTCCATGGCCAGCGCCAGTGCGGCCTGCAGGCTTATGGGAGCAGCTGTTGCCGCTGTTGCTGCTGCTGTTGGCGCAGCTTGTTGCGCCCAGGCACAAGGCACAAAAAGGCCCAAACCGCTGCCCAGCAACACAGCGGCCGCCTTGGTGATGAATGTCATGGTGATGCTCCGCCGGCATGCCTGCCCTTCCATTGGCAGTCTTGTGCAAGCGGAGCAAATCTAGCCTCGCGGCCCCCACAGGGTTCTGACCTCAAGATGACAAATTTGTCATCTTCGCAAACGACCGACTTGCTCGACAATCTACGCATGAAGCTTCTAGTCATCGAGGACGAAACCAAACTCGCCGAATACCTGCAAAAAGGCCTGGGCGAGGAAGGCTTTGTGGTCGATGCCGCACACAACGGCATTGACGGCCTGCACCTGGCCACCGAGCAGCCCTACGACCTCATCATTCTGGACGGCATGCTGCCCGGCATAGACGGCCTGGCCGTGCTGGCGGCTCTGCGCCAGTCCCGCCAGACGCCGGTGCTCATGCTCACGGCCCGCGCCCAGGTGGAGGACCGCGTCAAAGGACTGCAGGCCGGCGCCGATGACTATCTGGTCAAGCCTTTTGCGTTTTCAGAGCTGGTGGCCCGCATTCATGCACTGCTGCGCCGTGGCCTGCAGGCCACGGCCACGCCCGAAGCCACGGTGCTGCGCATGGCCGATCTGGAGCTGGATCTGCTGCGTCACCGCGCCACGCGTGCGGGACAGCGGCTGGACCTGACGGCCAAGGAGTTCAATCTGCTGAGCCTGCTGCTGCGGCGCCAGGGCGAAGTGCTGTCGCGCACCGAGCTGGCCTCCCAGGTCTGGGACATGAACTTCGACAGCGAAACCAATGTTGTCGAGGTCGCCGTACGCCGCCTGCGCCTCAAGCTCGACGCGCCGTTCGAGCTGCCCCTGCTGCACACGGTGCGCGGCATGGGCTATGTGCTGGAGCTTCGCCTCGATGCCTGATAGCAGGTGCTCACCATTCGCGTAGAGCGATCAGTTCCTCCACATCCGCATCTTCAAAACCATAAGCCTTGGCAATGGCCTCGAAGTCAGCCGCAATGCATTCACGTGCCGCCGTTTCCATCTCGCTGCCCTGCTCTTCGAACTCCTGCTGCAGATCGTTGAAACGCTCGGTCGCAGCGTGGGTCAATCGATACAGCTGCTCCAGGTTCTGCGGCTTCTGCTGCTCTATCTGCAGGCAGAGTTCTCTCAGAATATCCTCGCCCTTGCGCACCAGTTCTTCGGGAAAGTAGCTGTCCTCGTACATCTCCAGCAAGAAGGCGTAGTTGTTCATGATGGCGTTACCAAGACTCATGGTCCGTTCCTTTTTCCAGCAAACCGCAAACAATGAATCTTCCAGCATAGCAGCCACTCATGACCGCTGATCACGTCTCTCCAAGCGCTCCTCAGATCCCGAACCTGAGCCGCCGGCTGTCGCGCTCGCTGGCCCTGCAGACCATGCTGGGCCTGGGCCTGGTCTGCGTGGCCGTGTACTGGGGTAGCTGGCTGGCACTGGCCCAGCGCCAGCAGGAAAGCCTGGAGCAAAAGCAGGTCACGGTGACGCATCTGCTGCAACAGGCCCGTGCCAACCGCTCTGCGTCCAGCATGCAGCACATGTTGTCCGACTTTCTCACGGGCCACGAGGATATGTCGATCCGCGTCAGCTATGCCAGCGGCGCGCTGCTGTTCGAGAAACTGCACCAGCCCCTGGACGATGTTCATAGCGCACGGCGCAGCTTCAGCGTCGTGCTGCCAGCCCATGCGGATCAGCAGGAACAGCAGCTCGTGCAGGTGCTGCTGATGCTGGACCGCCGCCCCGACGATGCCCTGCTGCGCCAGCTGGCCTGGATTCTGGGCCTTGCCGCCGTCAGCGGTGCGCTGCTGGTGTCGCTGTTCAGCGCCTGGCTGGTGCGCCGCGGGCTGGCACCTCTGCATTCGCTGGTGGAGCAGACCCGGCAACTGGGCGCCAAGGATCTCACGCACGACTGGCAGACCAGGCTTGACGACAGCAACCAGCCCCAGGAGCTGCGTCCGCTGATTGCACAGTTCAACGCGCTGCTGGAGCGGCTGGCAGTGGCCTACCGGCAGATGGAGGCCTTCAATGCCGATGTGGCCCATGAGCTCAACACCCCTCTGACCACGCTCATCAGCAGTTGCGAGCTGGCTCTGCGCAAGCCCCGCGATGCCGACGAGCTGCGCGATATCCTGGCTTCCAATCTTGAAGATCTGCAGCGCATGGCCGGCATCGTGGCGGACATGCTTTTTCTCTCTCACGCTGATCGCGGCGAAAGCGCGCACCGCATTCAGGTGGCCAGCCTGGCCAGCCTCGCGGACGAAGTGGTGGAGTATCACGAGGCAGCGCTGCAGGAAGCAGATCTGCAGGTGCGGGTGCAGGGCGATGCACAGGCCCAGGTCGATGCGCGATTGCTGCGCCGGGCGCTGTCCAATCTGCTGGGCAATGCCACCCGCTATGCCACGCCGGGAAGCTGCATAGAGATACAGATCAGCACGCCGCAGGCCGGTCAGGTCACGCTGGCGGTGCAGAACCAGGGCCAGGCCATTGCCGCCGAACACCTGCCCAGGCTGTTTGACCGCTTCTACCGCTCGGACGCAGCCCGCAGCCAGGCCGATCGCAACCATGGCCTGGGCCTGTCCATCGTGGCCGCGATCGCGCGCATGCATGGCGGACAGGCGTTTGCACGCTCCGACCTGTCCGTCACCAGCATCGGGCTGAGTCTGCCTACGGGTCAGGATGCGCAAGCCCGGGCGCCTGTTTCATCCGGCAACCAGGTGTAAATACCGGGGATGCCCACAAGCAGCACCGCGCGGGGATGACATGGAGCAGCGCGGTCAGGCCGCAAGATGGCCGGCCGTGCATCGCTGAAAGGAAACACCATGCATTGCTTGAGACATGCGACCGGCCTGGTCCTGGCTGCCAGTGCAGCTCTCGGCCTGCCCGCTCTGGCTCAGGGCCGGATTCCCGATATGCAGCAGGCCGGCGCACTGCGCTATAGCTGCGGCGGCATAGGCGAGGATGAATCCACGCTCATGCGCGCCGCGATGAAGGACTACCCGCTGTCGCTTTTGTTTGCGCAAAAAGATGGGGCCTATCTGGCCAATGTGGCGGTCGAGGTCAGCTCCGGCAAGGACAGCAGCCGCTTCACGGCCAACGGCCCGGTCTGCCTGATCCAGTTGCCCGCCGGAAGCTACAAGATCACGGCTACCACCAAGGATGGCGCCAGCCAGACCCAGGCGGCAGAGATCGGCAAGGGCCCGCATCAGCTGGACTTCCGCTACTAGCGACAAGCCGCTGGCCGGTGGCGGCAATGCCCCGGGGCCGTCCAGGGGAGATGCGCGCGGGCGCGCTCTGCGAGGCCAGGCAATGAGGACAATAAGCGCCATGTCCCAAGATCAAGACGCATCCACCTATCAAGCCCATCTGCAGGCCGGCAACGCGCTGGTGCAGCAGGCCCAGAAGATTGCCACGCAGGACTTCGAGCAGGCCCGCGCACTCTGGCAGGCCGCCGGCAAGGAGTTCTACCTGGCGCACAAGGCCGATATGAGCGAGCCCGAAGCCGCCTTTCGCCTGGCACAGGCCTGGATGGCCGAGGCCCATGCCCTGCAGAAGGAAGAGAACAAGAACGCGCTGGTCATGTGGGCCAACGCCGCTGCGCAATGCGAGCTGGCCTTTGACCTGGAGCCCGAGAACGGCCGCATCGCCATGACGGCCGCCAGCTGCCATCTGTTTGCCGGCCAGGCCGATGCCGCCAAGGCCTGGCAGCTGATTGGCAAGCAGCTGCTGCCGCCCGAGCCTTCCGCGCCCGCCGCCTGATATTTTTGATAGCTTGCAGCGCTTAATAACAAAGGGTTTCAATGCTTTTATGCATTGAAACCCTTTATTCATTGGAGAAAGCAGCTATTAAATTAATGCTCTCTCAAAAAGCCTGGCGTTCGAGCGCGGTGCGAATCTGCTGCGCATTGGCCCGCATGGCCTGGGGGCCGCTGCTGCCCAGCAAATACCAGATCTGCGGATCGACGAACACCACTTGCTGCTTGCGGCCTGCACGGGTGTTCTTGATGGTGTCGTTGTCGAACAGCTCACGCGACGGCAGAACCAGCTGGCCGTCCTTGTCCCGGGTGCTGCCCGTGCCTGCATTGCGGTCGATCACGAACAGCCATTCCGGGTCTATCCTGGCGATATCGTCCATCTTCAGCGCAATCCCGCGCGCCTGCGCCGGATCTGCGGGCAGGGCTGGCTTGACGCCCAGCACGTCATGCAGCAGACCGAAGCGCGAGCCCGGCGTCTGGGCGCTCATGTTTTTGTTGACGGCCAGCACCAGCAGGCCCGGTGCTGCCTTGGCCGCAGCAGCGCGGGTGGCTTCCACATCGCTTCGCACCTGCTGCATGAGCTGCGCGCCCTGCGCCTGCTTGCCCCAGAGGCTGGCCAGCAGGTTCACATTGCGCTGCATATCGCCCAGCAAGTCCTTGCCCGAGGTGCTCAGATCCAGCGTGGGTGCGATACGGCTCAGCGCTTCGTACTTGCCGGCCGAGCGGCCGGCCACCACGATCAGATCGGGGCGGATGCGGCTCAGCGCCTCGTAGTCGGGCTCGAACAGCGAGCCCGACACCTGGTAGCGGGCATCGGCGTAACCGGCCAGATAGGCGGGGAAATGGGCCTTGGGCACTCCCGTCACCGGCAGCTTGAGCGCCTGCATGGTGTCCAGCGAAGCCAGGTCGTACACCACCACGCGCTGAGGAGCCAGGGGCAGCTCGGTCACGCCCCTGGCATGCTCGACCTGGATACGGGCGGGCTGGGCCGCCTGCGTTTGCGCCCAGGCGGCGCCGGCCATCATCAGCAGTGCCAGAGTGGTGGCGCGACGACTGATCAGTTGTTGCATGAAGAACCTTGAAAAGCAAAACAGAAGAAAAGTCGGCAGCCCTTGCCGCGCATCCCGACAACGGCTGCGATGACCAGGATCAGAACTTGACGTTCATGCCCAGCCAGTAGCGGCGGCCGTCGAGCACGGTGTCGTAATTGACACCGTCATAGATGACCTGCTTGTCCAGCAGGTTGTAGATACCCGCATACAGCGTGACGGTCTTGTTGAGCTTGTAGGAGCCGCCCAGATCCAGCATGGTGTAGCTCTTCTGGGTGAAGCTGCCCGAGGATGCTCCGCCCGTGGGCGCGCTTTCCTTGCCGCGGTAGGACGCCTTGAGCCAGCCATTGAGCTGACCCGTTGGGCTCCAGTCCAGCGAGACATTGAACAGATGGCGCGGCAGCTGGTTCAGCGGCAGGCCGGCAAACTCGCCGCTCTTTTGCTCGGACTTGGTGAAGGTGTAGTTGGTCTTCAGGCGCAGCGCCCTGCTCAGCTGGGTGCCCAGCGAAGCCTCCAGGCCACGCGTGATGGCGTTGTCCACATTGATATTGGTGGTGGGCACGCGGCCCGAGCTGTTGAGCGGGCCGCAGCTGGGGCAGGCCACGCGGGTGATCTTGTCCTCGAACTCGTTGTCGAACACCGTCAGTCCTGCCGTAGTGCCGGCGCCGCTGTCGTAGAGCACGCCGATTTCCTTGGTCAGCGAGGTTTCGGGCTTCAGATCGGGGTTGCCGTAGATATTGCCGCCACGGCTGCTCTGGCCCCAGTCACCCACGGTCTGACGCAGCGACGG
Protein-coding sequences here:
- a CDS encoding heavy metal response regulator transcription factor, whose translation is MKLLVIEDETKLAEYLQKGLGEEGFVVDAAHNGIDGLHLATEQPYDLIILDGMLPGIDGLAVLAALRQSRQTPVLMLTARAQVEDRVKGLQAGADDYLVKPFAFSELVARIHALLRRGLQATATPEATVLRMADLELDLLRHRATRAGQRLDLTAKEFNLLSLLLRRQGEVLSRTELASQVWDMNFDSETNVVEVAVRRLRLKLDAPFELPLLHTVRGMGYVLELRLDA
- a CDS encoding DUF5713 family protein codes for the protein MSLGNAIMNNYAFLLEMYEDSYFPEELVRKGEDILRELCLQIEQQKPQNLEQLYRLTHAATERFNDLQQEFEEQGSEMETAARECIAADFEAIAKAYGFEDADVEELIALREW
- a CDS encoding heavy metal sensor histidine kinase; this encodes MTADHVSPSAPQIPNLSRRLSRSLALQTMLGLGLVCVAVYWGSWLALAQRQQESLEQKQVTVTHLLQQARANRSASSMQHMLSDFLTGHEDMSIRVSYASGALLFEKLHQPLDDVHSARRSFSVVLPAHADQQEQQLVQVLLMLDRRPDDALLRQLAWILGLAAVSGALLVSLFSAWLVRRGLAPLHSLVEQTRQLGAKDLTHDWQTRLDDSNQPQELRPLIAQFNALLERLAVAYRQMEAFNADVAHELNTPLTTLISSCELALRKPRDADELRDILASNLEDLQRMAGIVADMLFLSHADRGESAHRIQVASLASLADEVVEYHEAALQEADLQVRVQGDAQAQVDARLLRRALSNLLGNATRYATPGSCIEIQISTPQAGQVTLAVQNQGQAIAAEHLPRLFDRFYRSDAARSQADRNHGLGLSIVAAIARMHGGQAFARSDLSVTSIGLSLPTGQDAQARAPVSSGNQV
- a CDS encoding siderophore ABC transporter substrate-binding protein gives rise to the protein MQQLISRRATTLALLMMAGAAWAQTQAAQPARIQVEHARGVTELPLAPQRVVVYDLASLDTMQALKLPVTGVPKAHFPAYLAGYADARYQVSGSLFEPDYEALSRIRPDLIVVAGRSAGKYEALSRIAPTLDLSTSGKDLLGDMQRNVNLLASLWGKQAQGAQLMQQVRSDVEATRAAAAKAAPGLLVLAVNKNMSAQTPGSRFGLLHDVLGVKPALPADPAQARGIALKMDDIARIDPEWLFVIDRNAGTGSTRDKDGQLVLPSRELFDNDTIKNTRAGRKQQVVFVDPQIWYLLGSSGPQAMRANAQQIRTALERQAF